From one Spiroplasma endosymbiont of Panorpa germanica genomic stretch:
- the sepF gene encoding cell division protein SepF, whose amino-acid sequence MGWRKDKKAESVNKDSQNQAYQPAHEKPLNNRFSFENEVFDISHTTHFEPNSYSDIQEIADALIRFRKATVNFAKLTSEDKVRVIDFLTGVMYGLDGDYRKLDNKIYQFILQH is encoded by the coding sequence ATGGGTTGAAGAAAAGATAAAAAAGCCGAATCAGTTAATAAAGATTCACAAAACCAAGCATACCAACCAGCACATGAAAAACCACTAAACAATCGTTTTAGTTTTGAAAATGAAGTTTTTGACATTAGTCACACAACACATTTTGAACCAAACAGCTATAGTGATATTCAAGAAATTGCCGACGCTTTAATTAGATTTCGTAAAGCAACTGTTAATTTTGCTAAATTAACAAGCGAAGATAAGGTTAGAGTTATTGATTTCTTAACAGGGGTTATGTATGGTCTGGATGGAGATTATCGTAAGCTAGATAATAAAATTTATCAATTTATACTGCAGCACTAG